In a single window of the Struthio camelus isolate bStrCam1 chromosome 37, bStrCam1.hap1, whole genome shotgun sequence genome:
- the LOC138063912 gene encoding F-actin-monooxygenase MICAL2-like: protein MPAQRAASWPEEHTRVLVSLWRAYSREHDFSRSTKNIHHYEAIARRLAALGIQRTGAQCRDRIKHLKQLYRKARLAHNAAALCPCFAELEQALGPPAAGPRGQAEPPPPPPPPPPPPAASPLLLKAEPEECGGAAMEPQPGASSYEEPASPPGALSQRTVRLRGKRKRAVDDMVAEMQRRSEEHKELQRARLAQEERLVERFLEQEKSQREQDRLLLERLFKMVLSRPQHVCLCQRPGLD, encoded by the exons ATGCCGGCGCAGCGCGCAGCCAGCTGGCCCGAGGAGCACACGCGGGTGCTGGTGTCGCTGTGGCGGGCGTACTCGCGCGAGCACGACTTCAGCCGCAGCACCAAGAACATCCACCACTACGAGGCCATCGCCCGGCGCCTGGCGGCCCTCGGCATCCAGCGCACCGGCGCCCAGTGCCGCGACCGCATCAAGCACCTCAAGCAGCTCTACCGCAAGGCCCGCCTGGCCCACAACGCCGCCGCCCTCTGCCCCTGCTTCGCCGAGCTCGAGCAGGCCCTGggcccgccagccgccgggccCCGAGGCcaggccgagccgccgccgccgcctcctcctcctcctcctcctcccgccgcctcgccgctgcTGCTCAAGGCCGAGCCCGAGGAGTGCGGAGGAGCCGCCATGGAGCCGCAGCCCG GGGCGTCGAGCTACGAGGAACCCGCCAGCCCGCCGGGAGCGCTGAGCCAGCGGACGGTGCGGCTGCGGGGCAAGCGCAAGCGGGCCGTGGACGACATGGTGGCGGAGATGCAGCGGCGCAGCGAGGAGCACAAGGAGCTGCAGCGGGCCCGCCTGGCGCAGGAGGAGCGCCTCGTCGAGCGCTTCCTCGAGCAGGAGAAGAGCCAGCGGGAGCAGGACCGCCTCCTCCTCGAGCGCCTCTTCAAGATGGTCCTCAGCCGGCCTCAGCACGTCTGCCTCTGCCAGAGGCCCGGTTTGGATTAG